Proteins encoded by one window of Luteimonas yindakuii:
- a CDS encoding AAA family ATPase, with translation MSELQDLVALIRADTPLIVVETQDEPGAVALFRQTLRHVWRAMYRWSITEGLRRIDLDREDAAEGSADVGTLLRAIRSAEQRGVYLLLDMHPYLDVAGTRRQLRDLLQRRDCLPHVVVLVGHRVELPDELEAIAVRHVPRLPDQAALLRVVREVANAYATEHGRRRVEMDERIVQRIVRNLQGLSLPDAQRIARHLVFDDGVLCEDDLPKLQKLRFELLNRSGHLHFEYDTARFDEVAGARRLKRWIEQRRRVFVDGDAPPGLDPPKGVLLLGVQGCGKSMLAKAIAGGFGVPLVRLDFGTLYNKYHGETEANLRSALASTEQLAPCVLWIDEIEKGLAASASGEDGGVSRRVLGYLLTWMAERRSRVFLVATANQVQELPAELLRKGRFDEIFFVDLPVAEVRREVFVLHLASRGFDPGSFDLDALAAASDGFSGAEIEQAVVSALYAAHAADAPLTDFGLRAELRQTRPLSVVMREQVDGLREWAATRTVPAD, from the coding sequence ATGAGCGAACTGCAGGACCTGGTGGCGCTGATCCGCGCCGACACGCCGTTGATCGTCGTCGAAACCCAGGACGAGCCGGGCGCGGTGGCGCTGTTCCGGCAGACGCTGCGGCATGTCTGGCGGGCGATGTACCGCTGGTCGATCACCGAGGGGCTGCGCCGCATCGATCTCGACCGCGAGGACGCGGCCGAGGGTTCGGCCGATGTCGGCACGCTGCTGCGCGCGATCCGCAGCGCCGAGCAGCGCGGTGTCTACCTGCTGCTCGACATGCACCCCTACCTGGACGTGGCCGGCACCCGCCGCCAGCTGCGCGACCTGCTGCAGCGGCGCGATTGCCTGCCGCATGTGGTCGTGCTGGTCGGCCACCGGGTGGAATTGCCCGACGAACTCGAGGCGATCGCCGTGCGCCACGTGCCGCGGCTGCCCGACCAGGCCGCCCTGCTGCGGGTGGTGCGCGAAGTCGCGAACGCGTATGCCACTGAGCACGGCAGGCGGCGGGTGGAGATGGATGAGCGGATCGTCCAGCGCATCGTGCGCAACCTGCAGGGCCTGAGCCTGCCCGACGCCCAGCGCATCGCGCGGCATCTGGTGTTCGACGACGGCGTGCTGTGCGAGGACGACCTGCCGAAGCTGCAGAAGCTGCGCTTCGAGCTGCTCAACCGCAGTGGGCATCTGCATTTCGAATACGACACCGCGCGCTTCGACGAGGTGGCCGGTGCGCGCCGGCTCAAGCGCTGGATCGAGCAGCGCCGGCGCGTGTTCGTCGACGGCGACGCGCCGCCCGGCCTCGATCCGCCCAAGGGCGTGCTGCTGCTGGGCGTGCAGGGTTGCGGCAAGTCGATGCTGGCCAAGGCGATCGCCGGCGGCTTCGGCGTGCCGCTGGTGCGGCTGGATTTCGGCACCCTCTACAACAAGTACCACGGCGAGACCGAGGCCAACCTGCGATCGGCACTCGCCTCCACCGAACAGCTGGCGCCGTGCGTGCTGTGGATCGACGAGATCGAGAAGGGCCTAGCGGCATCGGCCAGCGGCGAGGACGGTGGCGTGTCGCGGCGGGTGCTCGGCTACCTGCTGACGTGGATGGCCGAGCGCAGGTCCAGGGTGTTCCTGGTCGCCACCGCCAACCAGGTGCAGGAGCTGCCGGCGGAGCTGCTGCGCAAGGGCCGCTTCGACGAGATCTTCTTCGTCGACCTGCCGGTGGCCGAGGTGCGCCGCGAGGTGTTCGTGCTGCATCTCGCCTCGCGCGGGTTCGATCCGGGCAGCTTCGATCTCGACGCGCTGGCGGCGGCGTCCGACGGGTTTTCAGGGGCGGAGATCGAGCAGGCGGTCGTGTCCGCGCTGTACGCCGCGCATGCGGCCGACGCACCGCTGACCGACTTCGGCCTGCGCGCCGAACTCAGGCAGACGCGGCCGCTGTCGGTGGTGATGCGCGAGCAGGTGGATGGATTGCGCGAATGGGCGGCGACGCGGACGGTGCCGGCGGATTGA
- a CDS encoding ParA family protein: MKTILVASSKGGVGKTTIATHLAARSALDGQRTVLVDADPQGSSMRWAERRAGLESAVLPVDGSRRRKQAWNSIPGDAETVVIDAGAGAMREDLDAWLEHASALVVPVLPSALDIDATVAFLNGIAEHPRVRARELRVGLVGNRLRPWTNASQQAMDLLAQWPYPVVAQLRDSQAYVVMVALGRSLFDYNSQQVREHQADWQPLLKWVRRKP, translated from the coding sequence ATGAAGACGATCCTGGTGGCGAGTTCCAAGGGCGGGGTGGGCAAGACCACCATCGCCACCCACCTCGCGGCACGTTCCGCCCTCGACGGCCAGCGCACGGTGCTGGTGGATGCGGATCCGCAGGGGTCGTCGATGCGCTGGGCCGAACGCCGCGCCGGGCTTGAAAGCGCGGTGCTGCCCGTCGACGGCAGCCGGCGCCGCAAGCAGGCCTGGAATTCGATTCCCGGCGATGCCGAGACCGTGGTGATCGACGCCGGTGCCGGTGCGATGCGCGAGGACCTCGATGCCTGGCTCGAACATGCGTCGGCGCTGGTGGTGCCGGTGCTGCCATCGGCGCTCGACATCGATGCGACCGTGGCCTTCCTCAACGGCATCGCCGAGCATCCGCGGGTGCGCGCGCGCGAACTGCGCGTCGGCCTGGTCGGCAACCGCCTGCGGCCGTGGACCAACGCCTCGCAGCAGGCGATGGACCTGCTCGCGCAGTGGCCGTACCCGGTGGTGGCCCAGTTGCGCGACAGCCAGGCCTATGTGGTGATGGTCGCGCTCGGCCGCAGCCTGTTCGACTACAACTCGCAGCAGGTGCGCGAGCACCAGGCCGACTGGCAGCCGCTGCTGAAGTGGGTCCGCCGCAAGCCATGA
- a CDS encoding SixA phosphatase family protein, with product MRELILLRHAHAESALPDQPDLDRPLSADGLAEAEAAARWLLEQRLIPDQVLCSPARRTRETLEAALAVLGYVDQRLEPSIYEATPGALATLLDRYRDTERVLLVGHNPGLERLVALLHSGQSGDYRGMPPAAVAVLEFDEGVPVEPGAARLSAFWWP from the coding sequence ATGCGCGAACTGATCCTGCTCCGCCACGCCCACGCCGAATCGGCGCTGCCCGACCAGCCCGATCTCGACCGGCCGCTGTCCGCCGATGGCCTCGCCGAGGCCGAAGCCGCGGCACGCTGGCTGCTCGAACAACGGCTGATCCCCGACCAGGTGCTGTGCTCGCCGGCGCGGCGCACGCGCGAGACGCTGGAGGCCGCGCTCGCGGTCCTGGGCTATGTCGACCAGCGCCTGGAACCGTCGATCTACGAGGCCACGCCGGGCGCGCTGGCAACGCTGCTCGATCGCTACCGCGACACCGAGCGCGTGCTGCTGGTCGGCCACAACCCCGGGCTCGAACGGCTGGTGGCACTGCTGCACAGCGGCCAGTCCGGCGACTACCGGGGCATGCCGCCGGCCGCCGTGGCGGTGCTGGAGTTCGACGAGGGAGTCCCGGTCGAGCCGGGCGCGGCGCGGCTGTCCGCGTTCTGGTGGCCGTGA
- a CDS encoding YceI family protein produces the protein MTRTIAERWCCAWLLLLLACLPRPSAAAEVTRVDPRTSDVGFVLRTRWGQRLEGRIPVLAGDVRPVGAGLRQVRLRLSARDVEIVGYPRYTQLTRDEAFFDADRHPEVTFVSDPFGPDLVRTGGALVGVLQLRGVERRETFRVEPAPCDRPLLDCAVVAAGVVNRGDYAMDRWSFALGERVQFRLSLRGEEAAAP, from the coding sequence GTGACGCGCACCATCGCGGAACGCTGGTGCTGTGCCTGGCTGTTGCTGTTACTCGCCTGCCTGCCGCGGCCGTCGGCTGCCGCGGAGGTCACCCGGGTCGATCCACGCACATCGGACGTCGGCTTCGTGCTGCGCACGCGCTGGGGCCAGCGCCTGGAAGGTCGCATCCCGGTGCTGGCCGGCGATGTCCGCCCGGTCGGCGCGGGCCTGCGCCAGGTCCGGTTGCGGCTGTCGGCGCGCGATGTCGAGATCGTCGGCTATCCGCGCTACACCCAGTTGACCCGCGACGAGGCGTTCTTCGATGCCGACCGGCATCCGGAGGTGACCTTCGTGTCCGACCCCTTCGGTCCCGACCTCGTGCGCACCGGCGGCGCGCTGGTGGGCGTGCTGCAGCTGCGCGGGGTGGAGCGGCGCGAGACCTTCCGGGTCGAACCCGCGCCCTGCGACCGGCCGCTGCTCGACTGCGCGGTGGTGGCCGCAGGCGTCGTGAACCGTGGCGACTACGCGATGGACCGCTGGAGCTTCGCACTCGGCGAGCGCGTGCAGTTCCGCCTGTCGCTGCGTGGCGAGGAGGCGGCCGCGCCGTGA